The following proteins come from a genomic window of Achromobacter sp. AONIH1:
- the metE gene encoding 5-methyltetrahydropteroyltriglutamate--homocysteine S-methyltransferase has protein sequence MMTIHNLGFPRIGAHRELKRAVEAYWAGKQTAEALEQTGRELRARHWQLQAANGLAFVPVGDFAWYDQILEWTTLLGAVPARFGQKDNESVSLDTLFRMGRGRAPSGKPAAACEMTKWFDTNYHYIVPELTPGQTFRIARESLFEQIKEAQALGLAVKPVIPGPLTWLYLGKGDAYADGAADAGKLKLLENLLPVYQAVLARCAQQGVQWAQIDEPILALDLPQAWRDAFKQVYAALSSSPLKLLVATYFDGLKDNLPTALALPVAGLHVDLVRAPEQLAEVVAGLRADQVLSAGVINGRNIWRTDLDAAAAMLAPIKKQLGERLWLAPSCSLLHVPVDLDNETELDAELKSWLSFAAQKLQELNLLGRALDGATDAATQDALGRQRAALAARRSSTRIHNPAVAARMAAAGGVSRDRAPFAGRIARQQEELGLPAYPTTTIGSFPQTAEIRALRRDWKSGALTDSAYETAIRKEIEEVIRFQEKVGLDVLVHGEPERNDMVEYFGELLAGFAFTRNGWVQSYGSRCVKPPVIFGDVARPAPMTVGWSSYAQSLTDKPVKGMLTGPVTILQWSFVRDDQPREQTCRQLALALRDEVVDLEAAGISVIQIDEPAIREGLPLRRADWQAYLDWAVDCFRLSTAGVRDETQIHTHMCYSEFNDIIESIAAMDADVITIETSRSNMELLKAFEDFRYPNDIGPGVYDIHSPNVPEVDWMVGLMQKAAARLPKERLWVNPDCGLKTRAWPETEAALIGMVQAARALREAA, from the coding sequence ATGATGACTATTCATAATCTGGGGTTCCCCCGCATTGGCGCCCATCGTGAACTGAAGCGCGCGGTCGAGGCCTACTGGGCCGGCAAGCAGACCGCCGAAGCACTGGAACAGACCGGCCGCGAGTTGCGCGCCCGCCACTGGCAGCTGCAGGCCGCCAACGGCCTGGCCTTCGTGCCGGTCGGCGATTTCGCCTGGTATGACCAGATCCTGGAATGGACCACGCTGCTGGGCGCCGTGCCCGCGCGCTTCGGCCAGAAGGACAACGAATCCGTGTCGCTGGACACGCTGTTCCGCATGGGCCGCGGCCGCGCGCCCAGCGGCAAGCCCGCCGCCGCCTGCGAAATGACCAAGTGGTTCGACACCAACTACCACTACATCGTCCCCGAGCTGACGCCGGGCCAGACCTTCCGCATCGCCCGCGAATCGCTGTTCGAGCAGATCAAGGAGGCGCAGGCGCTGGGCCTGGCCGTCAAGCCCGTGATCCCGGGTCCGCTGACCTGGCTGTACCTGGGCAAGGGCGATGCCTATGCCGACGGGGCCGCCGACGCCGGCAAGCTCAAGCTGCTGGAAAACCTGCTGCCGGTCTACCAGGCCGTGCTGGCCCGTTGCGCCCAGCAGGGCGTGCAATGGGCGCAGATCGACGAGCCCATCCTGGCGCTGGACCTGCCGCAAGCCTGGCGCGACGCGTTCAAGCAGGTTTACGCCGCGCTGTCGTCCAGCCCGCTGAAGCTGCTGGTCGCGACCTACTTCGACGGTCTGAAGGACAACCTGCCCACCGCGCTGGCCCTGCCTGTGGCCGGCCTGCACGTGGACCTGGTGCGCGCGCCGGAACAGCTGGCCGAGGTCGTTGCCGGCCTGCGCGCCGACCAGGTGCTGTCGGCGGGCGTGATCAACGGCCGCAACATCTGGCGCACCGACCTGGATGCCGCCGCCGCGATGCTGGCACCGATCAAAAAGCAGCTGGGCGAGCGCCTGTGGCTGGCGCCGTCGTGCTCGCTGCTGCATGTGCCTGTGGACCTGGACAATGAAACCGAACTCGATGCCGAGTTGAAGAGCTGGCTGTCCTTCGCCGCGCAGAAGCTGCAGGAACTGAACCTGCTGGGCCGCGCGCTGGACGGCGCCACCGATGCCGCCACCCAGGACGCGCTGGGCAGGCAGCGCGCCGCGCTGGCCGCGCGCCGTTCCTCGACCCGCATCCACAACCCGGCCGTGGCCGCCCGCATGGCCGCCGCCGGTGGCGTGTCGCGCGACCGCGCCCCCTTCGCCGGCCGTATCGCGCGCCAGCAGGAAGAGCTGGGCCTGCCCGCCTATCCCACCACCACCATCGGTTCCTTTCCGCAGACCGCCGAAATCCGCGCGCTGCGCCGCGACTGGAAATCCGGCGCGCTGACCGACTCGGCCTACGAGACCGCGATCCGCAAGGAAATCGAGGAAGTCATCCGCTTCCAGGAAAAGGTCGGCCTGGACGTGCTGGTGCACGGCGAACCCGAGCGCAACGACATGGTGGAGTACTTCGGCGAGCTGCTGGCCGGCTTCGCCTTCACCAGGAATGGCTGGGTGCAGAGCTACGGCTCGCGCTGCGTCAAGCCGCCGGTCATCTTCGGCGATGTGGCCCGTCCCGCGCCGATGACGGTGGGCTGGTCGTCCTACGCGCAGTCGCTGACCGACAAGCCGGTCAAGGGCATGTTGACCGGACCGGTCACGATCCTGCAGTGGTCCTTCGTGCGCGACGACCAGCCGCGCGAACAGACCTGCCGCCAGCTGGCGCTGGCGCTGCGCGACGAAGTGGTGGACCTGGAAGCCGCCGGCATCAGCGTGATCCAGATCGACGAGCCCGCCATCCGCGAAGGCCTGCCGCTGCGCCGCGCCGACTGGCAGGCCTATCTGGACTGGGCCGTGGACTGCTTCCGCCTGTCGACCGCCGGCGTGCGCGACGAGACGCAGATCCACACGCATATGTGCTATTCGGAGTTCAACGACATCATCGAATCCATCGCCGCCATGGATGCCGACGTCATTACCATCGAGACCTCGCGTTCCAACATGGAACTGCTCAAGGCTTTCGAGGACTTCCGCTATCCGAACGACATCGGCCCGGGCGTATACGACATCCACTCGCCCAACGTGCCTGAAGTCGACTGGATGGTGGGCCTGATGCAGAAGGCGGCCGCGCGCCTGCCCAAGGAGCGGCTGTGGGTCAACCCTGACTGCGGCCTGAAGACCCGCGCGTGGCCCGAGACCGAGGCCGCGCTGATCGGCATGGTGCAGGCCGCCCGCGCACTGCGCGAAGCCGCCTGA
- the sucC gene encoding ADP-forming succinate--CoA ligase subunit beta → MKIHEYQGKELLKQFGVPVPRGIPALSVDEAVAAAEKLGGPVWVVKAQIHAGGRGKGGGVKLARSLDDVRKLASEILGMQLITHQTGPEGQKVRRLYIEDGADIQKEYYVSLVTDRATQKVAFIASSEGGMDIEEVAHSTPEKIITEYIDPLTGLSAEQATKIANAIGLPADSTAQAVDVFQKLYTCYMDTDASLVEINPLNRDSKGNIIALDAKFNFDSNALFRHPEIVAYRDLDEEDPAEIEASKFDLAYIQLDGNIGCLVNGAGLAMATMDTIKLFGGEPANFLDVGGGATAEKVTEAFKIMLKNKSVKAILVNIFGGIMRCDVIAEGVIAACKAVNLNVPLVVRMKGTNEELGKKMLAESGLPIISADTMAEAATRVVAAVK, encoded by the coding sequence ATGAAAATCCACGAGTATCAAGGCAAGGAACTGCTGAAGCAATTTGGCGTCCCCGTGCCGCGCGGTATTCCCGCTCTTTCCGTCGACGAGGCCGTGGCTGCCGCTGAAAAGCTGGGTGGACCGGTTTGGGTCGTCAAGGCGCAGATCCACGCTGGCGGCCGGGGCAAGGGCGGCGGCGTGAAGCTGGCGCGCTCGCTGGATGATGTGCGCAAGCTGGCCTCGGAAATCCTGGGCATGCAGCTGATCACGCACCAGACCGGTCCGGAAGGCCAGAAGGTGCGTCGCCTGTACATCGAAGACGGCGCCGACATCCAGAAGGAATACTACGTGTCGCTGGTCACCGACCGCGCCACCCAGAAGGTCGCCTTCATCGCCTCCAGCGAAGGCGGCATGGACATCGAGGAAGTGGCCCACTCCACGCCCGAGAAGATCATCACCGAATACATCGACCCGCTGACCGGCCTGTCCGCCGAGCAGGCCACCAAGATCGCCAACGCGATCGGCCTGCCCGCCGACTCGACCGCCCAGGCCGTGGACGTGTTCCAGAAGCTCTACACCTGCTACATGGACACCGACGCCTCGCTGGTCGAAATCAACCCGCTGAACCGCGACAGCAAGGGCAACATCATCGCCCTGGACGCCAAGTTCAACTTCGACTCGAACGCCCTGTTCCGCCACCCGGAAATCGTCGCCTACCGCGACCTGGACGAAGAAGATCCCGCTGAAATCGAAGCCAGCAAGTTCGACCTGGCCTACATCCAGCTCGACGGCAACATCGGCTGCCTGGTGAACGGCGCCGGCCTGGCCATGGCCACCATGGACACCATCAAGCTGTTCGGCGGCGAGCCGGCCAACTTCCTGGACGTCGGCGGCGGCGCCACGGCCGAGAAGGTCACGGAAGCCTTCAAGATCATGCTCAAGAACAAGAGCGTGAAGGCCATCCTGGTCAACATCTTCGGCGGCATCATGCGCTGCGACGTCATCGCCGAAGGCGTGATCGCGGCTTGCAAGGCCGTCAACCTGAACGTGCCGCTGGTCGTGCGCATGAAGGGCACCAACGAAGAACTCGGCAAGAAGATGCTGGCCGAATCCGGCCTGCCGATCATCAGCGCCGACACGATGGCCGAAGCCGCCACCCGCGTCGTAGCCGCCGTCAAGTAA
- a CDS encoding DUF2889 domain-containing protein encodes MPLPPPDYPRQPLHTRSIRVQSYARDGGLWDLEAELIDVKAYDFPKRDGEVFKAGDPIHHMHLRITIDGDFTIVAAQAVYDAAPYGGHCMAIEPAYTDLIGMNLLKGFRRQVKERFGHVAGCTHMTELSQVLPTAAVQTMANQRRQESNPNRRPFQLDGCHALRTDGPVVAEHYPKWYTGDSAEASAGSASDSPSFSHTS; translated from the coding sequence ATGCCCTTGCCACCGCCGGATTACCCTCGCCAGCCGCTGCACACGCGTTCCATACGCGTGCAGTCCTATGCGCGCGACGGCGGCCTCTGGGATCTGGAAGCCGAGCTGATCGACGTCAAGGCGTACGATTTTCCCAAGCGCGACGGCGAAGTGTTCAAGGCCGGAGACCCCATCCATCACATGCACCTGCGCATCACCATCGATGGCGATTTCACCATCGTGGCGGCGCAGGCCGTCTATGACGCGGCCCCTTACGGCGGTCATTGCATGGCCATCGAACCCGCTTACACTGATCTGATCGGCATGAACCTGCTCAAGGGGTTTCGCCGCCAGGTCAAGGAGCGTTTCGGGCACGTGGCGGGCTGTACGCACATGACCGAGCTGTCGCAGGTGCTTCCCACCGCGGCGGTCCAGACCATGGCCAACCAGCGGCGGCAGGAAAGCAACCCCAACCGGCGTCCGTTCCAACTCGATGGCTGTCATGCCCTGCGCACCGACGGCCCCGTGGTGGCTGAGCACTATCCCAAGTGGTACACCGGGGATAGCGCTGAGGCATCCGCCGGTTCGGCCTCCGATTCACCTTCTTTTTCTCATACGTCCTGA
- a CDS encoding Pls/PosA family non-ribosomal peptide synthetase: MILHGSDRPDLLIAETLPDILEATILRHPDAVAIHWQDQSITYETLGRRADLAAHHLIEAGVRPGDIVGLCLPRGDELLLMQAAIAKAGAAWLPFESDTPPERMQACLQDAGAQYIVAGGEVQLDGIATCTPWQLSQPAAGSAPLRRRAGLLPEHPAYVIYTSGSTGKPKGVPITQASICHFLRSENEVLGVRHGDKVYQGFSVAFDMSFEEIWISYLVGASLWVAPKMLTTDPEGLPEALAREGVTVLHAVPTLLALFSRDVPSLRIINLGGEMCPEFLAARWAAPGRRMYNTYGPTETTVSASLAELLPGQPVTIGTPLPNYGMLIRGEDGAVLPQGQVGELCITGPGVAGGYLGRPELTAEKFLANPRPRGEHDTRMYRSGDLARIDEQGQIQCLGRSDDQVKVRGFRVELGEIEAALYRQPGVGAAAVVLRDLAGIEQLVAFLAPEGEARPDPHALRAGLAQELPAYMIPARFELVAEVPRLTSGKIDRKALKARELATAAEPSGEDDLPATAGEQALFEALRPLFPGQPLRLASDFFRDLGGHSLLAARLVSSLRKHPHFSALTMHELYQHSTLAALAGRLDALAAEAAVAGAGAAREAVPERAPEWRRWACGLAQLAALPILIGVRMLIWLTPFFTYHYFTGDEGDSVWLAVTLSISSYLACNLLSFGVAVAGKWGILGRLKAGRYPLYGWMFYRWWLVDRIMDIPPAHLLAGSPLQAWYLRALGARIGQDTAISRISVRAPDLLSVGDGASIGAAVNLENFEVRGGVWEVSPIRVGANAYIGSYAVLQGDVEMGDEARLDGLSSLARGARIPAGQIWSGAPARRDPQARAPELPPRPERHGRWRRLDMLAYALGGAAIAGLFFMPVFPSFVLIDWIDARWLDLMGARASWPYAFLCYLLLALPASALLLMLTILVSALLRWALLPRLSGGRWPVYGQIYLRRWLTNQIQESSLSVLHGLYASIYAGTWYRLLGAKVGPGTEISTAMGIVPDMLTLGRDSFIADGVMLGDEEVDRGWMTMRPTVIGNRSFVGNGAYVPDGSELPDDVLIGVQSRAPANARMASGQTWLGNPPLALPAREQTAGFPEHLTFRPSLGRKLARGAVEGMRMILPLAVVIAVGYLTVMKVIPMAVKHGFVAAFDELMLAGVLYGIGAFLFLVLLKWTLIGRYRPRAEPMWTPFVWKSEAVTSLYESIAVPNFFNFLRATPWLPLALRCMGARIGKRVFMDTTDVTEYDCVAIGDDAVLHAWSGPQTHLFEDRVMKIGQVRIGAGVSVGPRTTILYDTRVEQGAVLGPLTLVLKGETIPAGQAWMGSPATPWTGR, from the coding sequence ATGATTCTCCATGGCTCTGACCGGCCGGATCTGCTGATCGCGGAAACGCTGCCGGATATTCTCGAAGCCACGATCCTGCGTCATCCCGACGCCGTCGCCATCCATTGGCAGGATCAGTCCATCACCTACGAAACGCTGGGCCGGCGCGCCGACCTGGCCGCGCACCACCTGATCGAGGCGGGCGTGCGGCCGGGCGATATCGTCGGCCTGTGCCTGCCGCGCGGGGACGAGCTGCTGCTGATGCAGGCCGCCATCGCCAAGGCCGGCGCGGCCTGGCTGCCGTTCGAATCCGATACCCCGCCCGAGCGCATGCAGGCCTGCCTGCAGGACGCCGGCGCGCAGTACATCGTCGCCGGCGGCGAGGTCCAGCTCGACGGCATCGCCACCTGTACGCCCTGGCAGCTGTCGCAGCCGGCGGCCGGCTCGGCGCCGCTGCGCCGGCGTGCAGGGCTGCTGCCCGAGCATCCGGCCTACGTCATCTACACCTCCGGTTCCACTGGCAAGCCCAAGGGCGTGCCCATCACCCAGGCCAGCATCTGCCACTTCCTGCGCAGCGAGAACGAAGTGCTGGGCGTGCGCCACGGCGACAAGGTCTACCAGGGCTTTTCGGTGGCCTTCGACATGTCGTTCGAGGAAATCTGGATCAGCTACCTGGTCGGCGCCTCGCTCTGGGTCGCGCCCAAGATGCTGACCACCGACCCCGAAGGACTGCCCGAGGCGCTGGCGCGCGAGGGCGTGACGGTGCTGCACGCCGTGCCCACGCTGCTGGCCCTGTTCAGCCGCGACGTGCCCAGCCTGCGCATCATCAACCTGGGCGGCGAGATGTGCCCGGAGTTCCTGGCGGCGCGCTGGGCCGCGCCGGGCCGGCGCATGTACAACACCTACGGCCCCACCGAGACCACGGTGTCGGCCAGCCTGGCCGAGCTGTTGCCCGGTCAGCCCGTCACCATCGGCACGCCGCTGCCCAACTACGGCATGCTGATACGCGGCGAGGACGGCGCAGTGCTGCCGCAAGGGCAGGTGGGCGAGCTGTGCATCACCGGGCCGGGCGTGGCGGGCGGCTACCTGGGGCGGCCCGAGCTGACGGCCGAGAAGTTCCTGGCCAATCCGCGTCCGCGCGGCGAGCACGATACGCGCATGTACCGCAGCGGCGACCTGGCGCGCATCGACGAGCAGGGCCAGATCCAGTGCCTGGGCCGCAGCGACGACCAGGTGAAGGTGCGCGGCTTTCGCGTCGAGCTGGGCGAGATCGAGGCGGCGCTCTATCGCCAGCCGGGCGTGGGCGCGGCCGCCGTCGTGCTGCGCGATCTGGCCGGCATCGAACAGCTGGTGGCCTTCCTGGCGCCCGAGGGCGAGGCGCGGCCCGATCCGCATGCCCTGCGCGCGGGCCTGGCGCAGGAACTGCCGGCTTATATGATCCCGGCGCGTTTCGAACTGGTGGCCGAGGTGCCGCGCCTGACGTCCGGCAAGATCGACCGCAAGGCGCTCAAGGCGCGCGAGCTGGCCACGGCGGCCGAACCCAGCGGCGAGGACGACCTGCCCGCCACCGCCGGCGAGCAGGCGCTGTTCGAGGCGCTGCGTCCGCTGTTCCCCGGCCAGCCGCTGCGCCTGGCGAGCGATTTCTTCCGTGACCTGGGCGGCCATTCCCTGCTGGCCGCGCGGCTGGTGTCCTCGCTGCGCAAGCATCCGCATTTTTCCGCGCTGACCATGCACGAGCTGTACCAGCATTCCACGCTGGCGGCGCTGGCGGGGCGGCTGGACGCGCTGGCGGCCGAGGCGGCAGTGGCCGGCGCCGGCGCGGCGCGCGAGGCGGTGCCCGAACGCGCGCCCGAGTGGCGGCGCTGGGCTTGCGGCCTGGCGCAGTTGGCGGCGCTGCCCATCCTGATCGGCGTGCGCATGCTGATCTGGCTGACGCCGTTCTTCACCTATCACTACTTCACCGGCGACGAGGGCGATTCGGTCTGGCTCGCGGTGACGCTGTCGATCAGCAGCTACCTGGCCTGCAACCTGCTCAGCTTCGGCGTGGCCGTGGCTGGCAAGTGGGGCATCCTGGGCCGGCTCAAGGCCGGCCGCTATCCGCTGTATGGCTGGATGTTCTATCGCTGGTGGCTGGTCGACCGCATCATGGACATCCCGCCGGCGCACCTGCTGGCCGGCTCGCCGCTGCAGGCCTGGTACCTGCGCGCGCTGGGCGCGCGGATCGGGCAGGACACCGCCATCAGCCGCATCTCGGTGCGGGCTCCGGACCTGCTGTCCGTGGGCGACGGCGCCAGCATTGGCGCGGCGGTGAACCTTGAGAACTTCGAGGTGCGCGGCGGCGTCTGGGAGGTGTCGCCGATCCGCGTCGGCGCCAATGCATACATCGGTTCCTACGCGGTGCTGCAAGGCGATGTCGAGATGGGCGACGAGGCGCGCCTGGACGGCCTGTCGTCGCTGGCGCGCGGCGCGCGCATTCCCGCCGGGCAGATCTGGAGCGGCGCGCCCGCGCGTCGCGATCCGCAGGCGCGCGCTCCCGAGCTGCCGCCCAGGCCCGAGCGCCACGGCCGCTGGCGGCGCCTGGACATGCTGGCCTATGCGCTGGGCGGCGCGGCCATCGCCGGCCTGTTCTTCATGCCGGTGTTCCCCAGCTTCGTGCTGATCGACTGGATCGACGCGCGCTGGCTGGACCTGATGGGCGCGCGCGCGTCCTGGCCCTATGCCTTCCTCTGCTACCTGTTGCTGGCGCTGCCGGCCAGCGCGCTGCTGCTGATGCTGACCATCCTGGTCTCGGCCCTGCTGCGCTGGGCGCTGCTGCCGCGCCTGAGCGGCGGACGCTGGCCGGTCTATGGCCAGATCTATCTGCGGCGCTGGCTGACCAACCAGATCCAGGAATCCAGCCTGAGCGTGCTGCACGGGCTGTACGCCTCGATCTACGCCGGCACCTGGTACCGCCTGCTGGGCGCCAAGGTCGGCCCTGGCACCGAGATCTCGACCGCCATGGGCATCGTGCCGGACATGCTGACGCTGGGCCGCGACAGCTTCATCGCCGACGGCGTGATGCTGGGCGACGAGGAAGTCGACCGGGGCTGGATGACCATGCGCCCGACGGTGATCGGCAACCGCAGCTTCGTCGGCAACGGCGCCTACGTGCCGGACGGCTCCGAGCTGCCCGACGACGTGCTGATCGGCGTGCAGAGCCGCGCCCCAGCCAATGCCCGCATGGCCAGCGGCCAGACCTGGCTGGGCAATCCGCCGCTGGCCCTGCCTGCACGCGAGCAGACCGCCGGCTTTCCCGAGCACCTGACCTTCCGCCCCAGCCTGGGCCGCAAGCTGGCGCGCGGCGCGGTCGAGGGCATGCGCATGATCCTGCCGCTGGCGGTGGTCATCGCCGTGGGCTATCTGACGGTGATGAAAGTGATCCCGATGGCGGTCAAGCACGGCTTCGTCGCCGCTTTCGACGAGCTGATGCTGGCTGGCGTGCTGTACGGCATCGGCGCCTTCCTGTTCCTGGTGCTGCTCAAATGGACGCTGATCGGCCGCTACCGGCCGCGCGCCGAGCCGATGTGGACGCCCTTCGTCTGGAAGAGCGAGGCCGTGACCAGCCTGTACGAGTCCATCGCGGTGCCGAACTTCTTCAATTTCCTGCGCGCCACGCCCTGGCTGCCGCTGGCGCTGCGCTGCATGGGCGCGCGCATCGGCAAGCGCGTCTTCATGGACACCACCGACGTCACCGAGTACGACTGCGTGGCCATCGGCGACGACGCCGTGCTGCACGCCTGGTCCGGCCCGCAGACCCATCTGTTCGAGGATCGGGTCATGAAGATCGGCCAGGTCCGGATCGGGGCCGGGGTCAGCGTCGGGCCCCGCACCACCATTCTTTACGATACGCGGGTGGAGCAGGGCGCCGTGCTGGGGCCGCTGACGCTGGTACTCAAGGGCGAGACCATCCCGGCCGGCCAGGCCTGGATGGGCAGTCCGGCCACCCCGTGGACGGGGCGCTGA